A genomic stretch from bacterium includes:
- a CDS encoding MBL fold metallo-hydrolase has product MRLLFLGGVRTVTGSMHVLEMKGHRLLLECGLFQGHRKESMLRNRILPFPFDVSMIDSAVLSHAHIDHAGNFPTLAKKGFGGNIFSTPATRDLSSIMLMDSAYIQKADAEYLNKHELYDPDFGPVDPIYDESDVLKAMGQFISVDYHREFDVAHNVKCKFLEAGHVLGSSIVQLDVKTHSGKTRVAFTGDLGRRNMPLMRDPEPPIQPNYLIIESTYGDRVHEPITTMKTQLARVVNETYGRRGKVIIPSFSLERTQLLVYTLNQLLLEKAIPEIPVYVDSPLSVRLTDIFKLHPDSLDDDVRGMITAGHNPFGATNLSYITEVSDSMALNGREEPMIIISASGMCEGGRIVHHLRNNMENPNNTILVIGYMAQHTLGRRIVERRRRVRILGVERDLNARVEVINSFSAHADKNELVDFVEACGKQLKGIFIVHGDEDQSLALANHLKAKGFEGVVVPMPKQFIEID; this is encoded by the coding sequence TTGAGACTTTTATTCTTGGGCGGAGTACGAACGGTCACCGGTTCCATGCACGTGCTGGAAATGAAGGGCCACCGCCTGCTCCTCGAATGCGGGCTATTCCAGGGTCATCGCAAGGAATCGATGCTCCGCAACCGGATTTTGCCCTTTCCCTTCGACGTCAGCATGATCGACTCGGCGGTCTTGAGCCACGCCCACATCGACCATGCCGGCAATTTCCCGACCCTGGCCAAGAAGGGCTTCGGCGGCAACATCTTCTCGACCCCGGCGACCCGCGACCTTTCCTCGATCATGCTGATGGATTCGGCCTACATCCAGAAGGCCGACGCCGAGTATCTCAACAAGCACGAGCTTTACGACCCCGATTTCGGGCCGGTCGATCCGATTTACGACGAATCCGACGTCCTCAAGGCGATGGGCCAGTTCATCTCGGTCGACTACCACCGCGAGTTCGACGTGGCCCACAACGTGAAGTGCAAATTCCTGGAGGCCGGCCACGTCCTCGGCTCCTCGATCGTCCAGCTCGACGTCAAAACCCATTCCGGCAAGACCCGGGTCGCCTTCACCGGCGATCTGGGGCGGCGCAATATGCCGCTGATGCGCGATCCCGAGCCGCCGATCCAGCCCAATTACCTGATCATCGAGAGCACCTACGGCGACCGGGTCCACGAGCCGATCACCACGATGAAGACCCAGCTGGCCCGGGTGGTGAACGAGACTTACGGCCGGCGCGGCAAGGTGATCATCCCGTCCTTCTCCTTGGAGCGGACCCAGCTTTTGGTCTACACCTTGAATCAGCTCCTCCTCGAGAAGGCCATTCCCGAGATCCCGGTCTACGTCGATTCGCCGCTCTCGGTGCGGCTGACCGATATCTTCAAGCTCCATCCCGACTCGCTCGACGACGATGTCCGGGGCATGATCACCGCCGGCCATAATCCCTTCGGCGCGACCAACTTGAGCTACATCACCGAGGTTTCGGACTCGATGGCCTTGAACGGCCGCGAGGAGCCGATGATCATCATCTCGGCCTCGGGCATGTGCGAGGGCGGGCGGATCGTCCACCACCTCCGCAACAACATGGAGAATCCGAACAACACCATCCTGGTCATCGGCTACATGGCCCAGCACACCCTGGGCCGGCGGATCGTCGAGCGGCGGCGGCGGGTCCGGATCCTCGGCGTCGAGCGCGACCTCAACGCCCGGGTCGAGGTCATCAACTCCTTCTCGGCCCACGCCGACAAGAATGAGCTGGTCGACTTCGTGGAGGCCTGCGGCAAGCAGCTCAAGGGCATCTTCATCGTCCACGGCGACGAGGACCAGTCGCTGGCCCTGGCCAACCACCTCAAGGCCAAGGGCTTCGAGGGCGTGGTGGTGCCGATGCCGAAGCAATTCATCGAGATCGACTAA
- a CDS encoding tetratricopeptide repeat protein: MIPILLGAGAALAAFFLSGCTDNQNLKESNRPKPMGSGPQPPSSADASAPAAPASYFASFGNNIRAAEMYQRLTEKGVSDAALDQGCPPLFDHYVPQPKMAKDLRIEVCEVFNYGLNKYREFPEAAMALTGKPIPWTLEDGDADRKEDELLRASVQEKIVYLESQPALLMYEKGSEEYRKRLGTALSFYVDFPNLIPTINARREELREKTKVLAEWGLQEFQAKLLENGGLGGVHISQSAGQEWVGNAVEAWTSQVGGPGARAKLLYAVLAQAGIEPVFVLSTVKSNADFIEVAPEARPFLLNFGGSKSEHLQVGIPRASSGRPELLRFQGLQTDADPFAEAPTQELSLAAYLAMDFHEQADFYLLHGKGDPGIPYKIALNMAPTDSAIFNSIAVLLEKLESPGYAETAYKEALRFDPKNASAAYNLGQLYQRQESFEKAVDAYLIPASSFPPDRVKTIAPALEKVLAKDPNDPEALALESKLKVASGVNSAAGSVVQ; the protein is encoded by the coding sequence ATGATACCGATCCTTCTCGGGGCAGGCGCGGCTTTGGCGGCCTTTTTCCTTTCGGGATGCACCGACAATCAAAACCTCAAGGAATCCAATAGGCCCAAGCCGATGGGCAGCGGTCCCCAGCCCCCTTCCTCGGCCGACGCCTCGGCCCCGGCGGCGCCCGCCAGCTACTTCGCGAGCTTCGGGAACAACATTCGGGCGGCCGAGATGTACCAGCGCCTGACCGAAAAGGGCGTATCCGATGCGGCCTTGGACCAGGGCTGCCCCCCGCTCTTCGACCATTACGTTCCCCAACCCAAAATGGCCAAGGACCTCCGGATCGAGGTCTGCGAGGTTTTCAATTATGGCCTGAACAAGTACCGCGAATTTCCCGAAGCCGCGATGGCGCTCACCGGCAAGCCGATTCCTTGGACCCTGGAAGACGGCGATGCCGACCGAAAGGAGGATGAGCTCCTCCGAGCAAGCGTCCAAGAGAAGATCGTCTATTTGGAGAGCCAACCGGCTCTCCTGATGTACGAAAAGGGCAGCGAGGAATACCGAAAAAGACTGGGCACGGCCCTGAGTTTCTACGTCGACTTCCCCAATCTAATTCCGACCATCAATGCTCGCCGTGAAGAGCTGCGCGAGAAGACCAAGGTTTTGGCGGAGTGGGGCTTGCAAGAATTCCAAGCAAAGCTTTTGGAGAACGGCGGCCTCGGTGGAGTGCATATCTCGCAGAGCGCCGGCCAAGAATGGGTCGGCAACGCGGTCGAAGCCTGGACCTCCCAAGTCGGCGGACCCGGCGCCCGCGCCAAGCTGCTCTATGCCGTCTTGGCCCAAGCCGGCATCGAGCCGGTCTTCGTCCTCTCCACCGTCAAATCCAACGCCGACTTCATTGAAGTGGCTCCGGAAGCGCGGCCCTTCTTGCTCAACTTCGGCGGAAGTAAATCCGAGCACCTCCAGGTCGGCATTCCGCGGGCCTCATCCGGCCGCCCCGAATTGCTCCGTTTTCAAGGTTTGCAAACCGACGCCGACCCCTTCGCCGAAGCTCCTACTCAAGAATTGAGCTTGGCCGCCTACCTGGCGATGGACTTTCACGAGCAAGCCGATTTCTACCTGTTGCACGGGAAGGGCGATCCGGGGATTCCCTACAAGATCGCGCTCAACATGGCGCCGACTGACAGCGCCATCTTCAACAGCATCGCGGTGCTGCTGGAAAAACTGGAGAGTCCCGGCTATGCCGAGACGGCCTATAAGGAAGCCCTGCGCTTCGATCCCAAGAACGCAAGCGCCGCTTATAATTTGGGACAGCTCTACCAGCGCCAAGAAAGCTTCGAAAAGGCCGTCGATGCCTATCTGATCCCGGCCTCCTCGTTCCCGCCGGATCGAGTGAAGACGATCGCGCCGGCGCTGGAAAAAGTTTTGGCCAAGGATCCCAATGATCCGGAGGCTCTGGCCCTCGAGTCGAAGCTGAAAGTCGCGAGCGGGGTCAATTCGGCGGCGGGCTCCGTCGTGCAATAA
- the rho gene encoding transcription termination factor Rho has translation MKINDLIHMSRDFGVENAAGMTRQELIFSILQNQTEKRGIVFGEGVLETLPDGFGFLRAPDYNYLPGPDDIYVSPSQIRRFNLRTGDTISGQIRSPKESERYFALLKVESVNFEDPDVAREKILFDNLTPLYPNSKLNMETEHKNFTSRIIDLLTPIGKGQRALIVAAPRTGKTMMMQNIANSITKNHPEAILIVLLIDERPEEVTDMQRSVKGEVISSTFDEPASRHVQVAEMVLDKAKRLVEHKRDVVILLDSITRLARAYNTVVPPSGKILSGGVDSNALHKPKRFFGAARNIEEGGSMTIIATALIDTGSRMDEVIFEEFKGTGNCEIHLDRKLMEKRIFPCIDINKSGTRREELLLDDSVLNRMWIMRKLLAPLNSVDAMEFVLDKMQHTKTNKEFIESMNS, from the coding sequence ATGAAGATCAACGACCTGATCCACATGTCGCGGGACTTCGGCGTCGAGAACGCCGCCGGCATGACCCGGCAGGAGCTGATTTTCTCGATCCTCCAAAACCAGACCGAAAAGCGCGGCATCGTCTTCGGCGAGGGCGTGCTCGAAACCCTGCCCGACGGCTTCGGCTTCCTGCGGGCCCCCGACTACAACTATCTGCCGGGCCCCGACGATATCTACGTCTCGCCCTCCCAGATCCGGCGCTTCAACCTGCGGACCGGCGACACCATCTCGGGCCAAATTCGCTCGCCCAAGGAATCGGAGCGCTATTTCGCGCTGCTCAAGGTCGAATCGGTCAATTTCGAGGATCCCGACGTCGCCCGCGAGAAGATCCTCTTCGACAACCTGACGCCGCTCTATCCCAACTCCAAGCTCAACATGGAGACCGAGCACAAGAATTTCACCTCCCGCATCATCGACCTGCTGACCCCGATCGGCAAAGGCCAGCGGGCCCTGATCGTCGCCGCCCCCCGCACCGGCAAGACCATGATGATGCAGAACATCGCCAATTCGATCACCAAGAACCACCCCGAGGCCATCCTGATCGTCCTGCTGATCGACGAGCGGCCCGAGGAAGTCACCGACATGCAGCGCTCGGTCAAGGGCGAAGTCATCAGCTCGACCTTCGACGAGCCGGCCAGCCGCCACGTCCAGGTCGCCGAGATGGTCCTGGACAAGGCCAAGCGGTTGGTCGAGCACAAGCGCGACGTCGTCATCCTACTCGACAGCATCACCCGCTTGGCCCGGGCCTACAACACGGTCGTCCCGCCCTCCGGCAAGATCCTCTCCGGCGGCGTCGACTCCAACGCCTTGCACAAGCCCAAACGCTTCTTCGGCGCAGCCCGTAATATCGAGGAGGGCGGCTCGATGACCATCATCGCCACCGCCCTGATCGACACCGGCTCGCGGATGGACGAAGTCATCTTCGAGGAGTTCAAGGGAACCGGCAACTGCGAGATCCATCTCGACCGCAAGCTGATGGAAAAGCGCATCTTCCCTTGCATCGACATCAACAAGTCCGGCACCCGCCGGGAGGAGCTGCTGCTCGACGACTCGGTCCTGAACCGGATGTGGATCATGCGCAAGCTGCTGGCGCCTCTCAACTCGGTGGACGCCATGGAATTCGTCCTCGATAAGATGCAACATACCAAGACGAACAAAGAATTTATCGAATCGATGAACAGCTAG
- a CDS encoding SPFH domain-containing protein: MGIMNFLKNQAIEVIEWTDNSGDTLVYRFPVHQNEIKMKAKLTVREGQNAVFVSQGQIADVFKPGMYTLETQNIPILTKILSLPYGFNSPFKAEVYFVSTRQFTDQKWGTNNPVMLRDKEFGMIRLRGFGIYSIKVVDPAVFMKEIVGTDGHFTTDEITGQLKRTAVSGFSDFVATAGIPALDLATHYDELGAGVKEKLQPEFKNYGLELVKFIVENLSLPEEVEKMIDKRTQMGVVGNLQQYTQFQTAQAIEEAAKNPGGMAGMGPAMGAGFAMAQQMAQSMNAANQPPAPAAAPAAAAGAKFCGECGGALPAEGKFCPNCGKPRG, encoded by the coding sequence ATGGGCATCATGAACTTCCTCAAGAACCAGGCGATCGAGGTCATCGAGTGGACCGACAATTCCGGCGACACCTTGGTCTACCGCTTTCCGGTCCATCAAAACGAGATCAAGATGAAGGCCAAGCTGACGGTCCGCGAGGGCCAGAACGCCGTCTTCGTCAGCCAGGGCCAGATCGCCGACGTCTTCAAACCCGGGATGTACACCTTGGAGACCCAGAACATCCCGATCCTGACCAAGATCCTCTCGCTGCCCTATGGCTTCAATTCGCCTTTCAAGGCCGAGGTTTATTTCGTCAGCACCCGCCAGTTCACCGACCAAAAATGGGGGACCAACAATCCGGTCATGCTGCGGGACAAGGAGTTCGGCATGATCCGGCTCCGCGGCTTCGGCATCTACTCGATCAAGGTCGTCGATCCGGCCGTCTTCATGAAGGAGATCGTCGGGACCGACGGCCACTTCACCACCGACGAGATCACCGGCCAGCTCAAGCGGACGGCGGTCAGCGGCTTCAGCGATTTCGTGGCGACCGCCGGCATTCCGGCCCTCGACCTGGCCACCCACTATGACGAGCTCGGCGCCGGCGTGAAGGAGAAGCTCCAGCCCGAGTTCAAGAATTACGGCCTCGAGCTGGTCAAGTTCATCGTCGAGAATCTCTCGCTGCCCGAGGAAGTCGAGAAGATGATCGACAAGCGGACCCAGATGGGAGTGGTCGGCAACCTTCAACAATACACCCAATTTCAAACCGCCCAAGCCATCGAGGAAGCCGCCAAGAATCCCGGCGGCATGGCCGGCATGGGCCCGGCGATGGGCGCCGGCTTCGCGATGGCCCAGCAAATGGCCCAGAGCATGAACGCGGCAAACCAGCCGCCGGCTCCGGCGGCGGCACCGGCCGCGGCGGCCGGCGCCAAATTCTGCGGCGAATGCGGCGGGGCCTTGCCGGCCGAGGGCAAGTTCTGCCCCAACTGCGGTAAGCCCCGAGGATAA